The genomic DNA CGCCCTCTTCCTTCGCCGACGTCTTGTGCATCTATCTAAACCTGTCTTGGCTCAGCGTCATTCTGCTCTCCCCTTACACTTTCAAAGACAGGTTCGACGAAACTCTTCGAGCATCAGCTCGGTTCGACACCTACCCGATCTGCGTCCCTCCGATCTGTAAGATCAAGGCCATTCTATACTTCAAGAACTACACGCATGGCTTCGACCAGATCCCAGAACCGGATCGCTCAAACGTCCCTCTGCTCAACCAGTTTCTGAAACTGTTCGTTCGCTCGCAGAACGCAAGAACTTACTTCTCGGAGGAGAACCTGCTGCATCTACTGCACCTTGCCTTGTCCGCCCAGGCAATCAAGCTCTTACCGAAACTGTTCCGGGTTTCGTACGACCACGCATCCCACAATGTCCTCGATGCCATAGtggaatttttccaagaacATCTGGATTCGAGTTCCACGGATACGCGCTTCCAGTTGTCGCACTCCTTTGCCAAGATCATCAAGTTCCTCCACCAGGTGGACCCATCCACGTCCCTCGAACTCAGCGGGTACACCATCGAAAACACCGTTTCCATGCTACACGAGCCTTTGGACTCCATCGACAGCAACGAGCTACACACCTCTCTCTTGGTTATTGCCGAATTGGCCCTGGCCAAAACCCTCCCCACAGAACTGATCAATCAGGTCCTGACCCAGATCATCCCCACGACCTGCCATTTCCAGCAATCTCAATTCCAGATCATCAAGGGTCACCACATTAGAGACTCAAcaaatttcatcatctggTCTATAATACGatcaaataataacaacttGGCACCTCAGATACTGAAATCCCTACTGTCTCACCTACTGATAAATGCCTTTTTCGATCCAGAACTCATCATTAGATACTCGAGTTTCGCTGCTCTCCAAGAACTATTGGGCAGGTCCAACAAATCTCTGGCGCTGGACCAAACTGATATAGCCTCTATACTGCAGGCAAACTGGAAAGACTTGCCAAGCTCGTTTGAAGACAACTCAGACTTGATCCGTAAACTGTTCCATCCTGGGAGCACCGCCAACACGTCTGTCTGCGTGTGGGACGTTTTCGTTCATTGGTCCTTCAATTGGAATTTACTCGATAATCTACATTTGACCACGATGAAACTTAACATAGATCACAATTTACTTCCCTTGATCAAATCGCAATTTGACCCGCCTCATTTACTGCACTCCATCTTAAACAGACCGGGAAACTCGCTCATACAAAACTGTCAAATATTATACTTACATTTGAaactatttgaaaatggagTAAACCACACCACGACAAGGCAGCTTTGTATAGACATTTTCCGAAATAAGATCAGTTCACATTTCACTTTCCAGGggaaactgaagaaaaagcacTACAATGATAACTCGCCTGAACCTTTTGAAATGTTTGTCATTCTCAAGTACTGGCAATTGATGGGGCAACGTGATTTCGACCAGGATTTGTTTTGGAGATTCGTCACCATAATAGCGCCACAGAAAAAACTAACCTTATACAATGAATTCATCCCTACTACGCAACAAATTATATCCCAGTGCGTCGGTCTGAATTATAATACAGCAGTTCAATGCATTAAGTCAGGTAACGAATTGGCTTGCCACTCAATATGCCATTTGCctgatcaagaaaaattttgctctcttttcttttctctgttTCCTACGTTGACATCACAGTCCAAATCGATCCTGATAGATGAACTTGAAAACCATTGGGAGAATAAAATAAGTGCTATACCGCCAAATTCTTaccaaaagttttttgaCATCATTATAAACTGTCTGGATGACTATACAATAACTCAGCAAGGTGATGTAGGACGTCTGGTAAGAATACAAGCGCTAAAACTTATACAAGCAcattttgatttgttcTCTGGTAACGGCGACATCTTAAAGGCAAAATTAACAAGATTAGTGGCAGAGCCTGCCCTAgagatcaaaaaattaagtTTCCAGTTACTCGCTCCAACTACCTCGCAAAATACCGAAATATCTGACTCTTTGATACTCAATTTTCAACATGGACAAGGTCAAACTAAAGAATTCTGGAAAGGCTACATGATAAGCGCGGGTGCAATAAATTTTGCCGACTCTCAGCTGACTTCATCTATCGATTCATTTATTGTGTATTTTAGGTCTTTAACCGCTTCTCAACAACTTGAGCTTTGTAATGATCTGATCAGAATAATCCCAACTGCTAAACAAGTGGGCGAGTCCAAAAAACATGATTTCAAACAAGATCCTTTAACGGGCGGCATGCGATTTGATACCGTAAAGTTCGCCATCAATTGTTTAAAATTCTGGACAAGGATCATGGAGTCTGGGTTAGTTATTTTACACCAGgatttcaattttcaaGGCGTCTTCGCTAAATTATATAATCTACACCTACTAGATTATGTGACATTAAGAGTTAACGTGGTTAGATTCTTCCCCTTTTTGGCGATCTCTTATCACCACACAATGAAAGAAAcgactgaaaaaatcacaCTTGATCTTGTCAATTCCATTTTAAAAAGGCTCTTGGTTATTGTGAAGCGTGAATATATGGCAACAAAATCAAGATTCATGGCAGATCAAAATATTGCTTTACAAGGTATATTCCAAATACTACTGGAATTGGATGCCATGAGGCAACTTGAAACTTTACAGATGGCTTGTAGAAATGCAAACTTTACGAATATTTTAGAGTCTGATATTACTTTATAGAACGCAGACGGCAAAAATATATGATCATTGCTGTTTTTGAGAGCTTATATAACAAAGCAAGTCTTCTATTCTTTCTGAATATGAGAGATCTAACTCTAGACTATACTGTCCATCCTTTGCGCTAAATGAATGTTGCGGTCTTACCTCTTCACCTCTTTTCTCTTCACaatcttgaaaagtttCAGAATCCATATCGAAAAATGTCTCTTGCTCCCCAAAAACATTACGCAATTTAATTTTGTCTATTGGTCGAATAGTAGTTTCTTCTAAATGATTTAATCTCTCTGCGACATACCATTCATTAACATCGTCTGTTATCTGCACAACCCTATCAGTATTTTCCTGTAGAccaatttccaaattaGAAAGCCATCCAGAAATCGCATCTACAATCTGGTTTGGCAGTCTCCATAAATACTTACCACTTAACTTGTCGAAGTAAAGGAATTTGTGACTGTGTATAGACAACAAATTATAGAAAACGAAATAGAAATAATCGCAATCAGAATAGCGTTTGCAAGGCTTTAACATCGAAAGAAAATCATGTATGCTAAATTGATAGCCAGTTTCCTTCAATCGGTTGAACAGTGTCAGCAGAGAAATCTTGGTGGAAGGGGCTCGAGACATAGCGTGAAAGAGATAATGGAAGTTggaattttctttgttatcAATTATATTCTCTGTCATTAAGAATGGCTGCCataaatttctttcataTATCATATGCTCTACAATTGATAACGTGAAATTAAAACCTCTATGGGTAGATAGACGTTTGAGTAaaatatcaacaaaaaatgcTCGTAACGGAAGAGAAATGGATTCTGCCTGCATATAGGCatcaaattcatcgatGTACTGTTCCCATACTTTTACACTCAAAGGTAACTCCTTTAATTTGAACGATAAtgaatgaagaaatgaCTTTTGCTCGAAAGGCTGAAAGTTCCTTTTGGCCAGGAAATTCACACATTGTTTCAAACTCATCTCGGATGATGAGTTTATCATTTCAAGATGCCTAGTTTCAACAGAGACAAATGATATTTTGTTCAAAgtttcaatgattttgaagcaGGAATGGTTTTCACATAGTTGTAACAAATTCGAAGAATCATGCTCGTCGAAATGAAAGTTCCACCTAGAAGATAAGCTTGTCAAAATCTGGCAAACTTCGTTCTCCATATCTTGTGTTATTAATAGTTCTAAACTTTTAACCAAATATGAACTGAATAATTCTAACGTTTGAATATCCCTATCATGAGTTTTCGAGATTACTGAATCAAAATCCACAATACACGAATACACACAGTCCAATACATTTGTCCACTGGTGCGTCTCCACATAAAATGCCAACTGAGTTAAGCTTGTCAACAACGGACCTTCCGCGTTTTCCCTAAATAGCTCTTGCATCGCCTTTAAATAGTAGATCGACTCTGATTTAACGGCTAATAGGCCACAGTTTCTCAAAAACTTGGGGTTCGATtggaatttctttttgccaGTGAAAGAATTGGTTTTAAGGTAATAATAACGATCGAGTAACTGCAGTGAAAATTTAGCTAATGCAATTTTGTCATTTGCACGTCGGAGTGATATACTATAGAGCATGTTAGATAATTCGTGATAAAACTCTAAGGGCAAGCGACCATATATCGGTGTATCGATTTGTTGGCCCCTTTTATTTAGCCATTTTATATGGCCTGTACCAATGCGATTCAACAATGCGAAATATGAGGCCGGCTTATAAGTTGTTCGAAGCTTCTGTAAAGTAGTCAGTACTACGGTCAATCGTAGATTTACATTTCGAAGTTCATCTTCATGTagtttatcttttcttgtcaATGCATCCTTCAACCACTTATCAGTAATTGAGTTTGTTCTCTTGGCGTTCAGGAAATGTTTATGCAATGATGACTTCCGCTCCAGCTGTGGTAGTATTTCAGGGGTATTTAAAGACTCTTTGATCAATTTACCTATATGAGTAGATGAAAACCTTTTAAAAGTggatttcattttctatttcGGTATATTGATGTCATCTTTTTGCTGCATTCATTAGAAAAAGGTTACTGTTACCTATAAACGTGGAGTgaatttacttttttttcactggattttcattttgcaTCGCGCGTAATCAGGAAACCCCGAATTGAACAATAGAATCACTTCaaaactttcttcttctttggtacGACCTGAGAAATGACAACACTTTTGGGtaactttcttttccaatctGAAGTCATACTTTCTAATTTAGGTCCTTCATTATTGCACagtattttcttgtaataCAACCTTTCCAATTGACTTAAATGTTTTGCGATCCAAATATGCTCAAGACTTTGTTTACCATTTAGTCGTTTAGTTACATCAGTTTGTAAAAGTTCTTTGACAAAACCCTTCGCATTATCCGAAACAATATCCCATTGCTTCAATTTAAAGTTTAGTTTGCCAACTTTTGCGTTTTGAATAATACTTCTCTCAGAACCATCACCATAAAACGGAGAAATACCCGTTAACATAATGTGTGTAATAACACCC from Saccharomyces eubayanus strain FM1318 chromosome VIII, whole genome shotgun sequence includes the following:
- the CIN1 gene encoding Cin1p — translated: MSTTQSLLSSILSGVRSVSPDTHRQTIVAINRFQDDPALLDSIVANCVPPLVDSFFHVSLQDQRLAAELFYNLDKISHSMVLKSLDTNIFRLDDIVHYLHNQAPPSSFADVLCIYLNLSWLSVILLSPYTFKDRFDETLRASARFDTYPICVPPICKIKAILYFKNYTHGFDQIPEPDRSNVPLLNQFLKLFVRSQNARTYFSEENLLHLLHLALSAQAIKLLPKLFRVSYDHASHNVLDAIVEFFQEHLDSSSTDTRFQLSHSFAKIIKFLHQVDPSTSLELSGYTIENTVSMLHEPLDSIDSNELHTSLLVIAELALAKTLPTELINQVLTQIIPTTCHFQQSQFQIIKGHHIRDSTNFIIWSIIRSNNNNLAPQILKSLLSHLLINAFFDPELIIRYSSFAALQELLGRSNKSLALDQTDIASILQANWKDLPSSFEDNSDLIRKLFHPGSTANTSVCVWDVFVHWSFNWNLLDNLHLTTMKLNIDHNLLPLIKSQFDPPHLLHSILNRPGNSLIQNCQILYLHLKLFENGVNHTTTRQLCIDIFRNKISSHFTFQGKLKKKHYNDNSPEPFEMFVILKYWQLMGQRDFDQDLFWRFVTIIAPQKKLTLYNEFIPTTQQIISQCVGLNYNTAVQCIKSGNELACHSICHLPDQEKFCSLFFSLFPTLTSQSKSILIDELENHWENKISAIPPNSYQKFFDIIINCLDDYTITQQGDVGRLVRIQALKLIQAHFDLFSGNGDILKAKLTRLVAEPALEIKKLSFQLLAPTTSQNTEISDSLILNFQHGQGQTKEFWKGYMISAGAINFADSQLTSSIDSFIVYFRSLTASQQLELCNDLIRIIPTAKQVGESKKHDFKQDPLTGGMRFDTVKFAINCLKFWTRIMESGLVILHQDFNFQGVFAKLYNLHLLDYVTLRVNVVRFFPFLAISYHHTMKETTEKITLDLVNSILKRLLVIVKREYMATKSRFMADQNIALQGIFQILLELDAMRQLETLQMACRNANFTNILESDITL
- the MNE1 gene encoding Mne1p, yielding MKSTFKRFSSTHIGKLIKESLNTPEILPQLERKSSLHKHFLNAKRTNSITDKWLKDALTRKDKLHEDELRNVNLRLTVVLTTLQKLRTTYKPASYFALLNRIGTGHIKWLNKRGQQIDTPIYGRLPLEFYHELSNMLYSISLRRANDKIALAKFSLQLLDRYYYLKTNSFTGKKKFQSNPKFLRNCGLLAVKSESIYYLKAMQELFRENAEGPLLTSLTQLAFYVETHQWTNVLDCVYSCIVDFDSVISKTHDRDIQTLELFSSYLVKSLELLITQDMENEVCQILTSLSSRWNFHFDEHDSSNLLQLCENHSCFKIIETLNKISFVSVETRHLEMINSSSEMSLKQCVNFLAKRNFQPFEQKSFLHSLSFKLKELPLSVKVWEQYIDEFDAYMQAESISLPLRAFFVDILLKRLSTHRGFNFTLSIVEHMIYERNLWQPFLMTENIIDNKENSNFHYLFHAMSRAPSTKISLLTLFNRLKETGYQFSIHDFLSMLKPCKRYSDCDYFYFVFYNLLSIHSHKFLYFDKLSGKYLWRLPNQIVDAISGWLSNLEIGLQENTDRVVQITDDVNEWYVAERLNHLEETTIRPIDKIKLRNVFGEQETFFDMDSETFQDCEEKRGEEVRPQHSFSAKDGQYSLELDLSYSERIEDLLCYISSQKQQ